GAAAGCGCAAACGAATAGTGCTCATCTCGTGAGGATATTGGAATTGCATATGGACTTCGACCTGGTCGCGGCGGAAGCCAACGTAATTGGGTTCGGCTGGGTGGTCCTGGAAAGCGAGTTCAAACCCGAGTCGCTCAGTGTAGAACTCGATGGCGCGACGAATGTCCCGGGTACCAATAATCGGATGCGTCTTTTTGAACATAGCGATTCGAGTGGTTCAGTGTAGGCGTATTCCTGAGCCATACCCGAGCTACCCTAGCCCAGCCAGAGTTGAGCCTACAAGCCAGCAAGGGTCAGTTGAAACAAGTGCGCGGGCGGCGATGACCGATTCCATCGGAGAGGCCAAAGCGGCACAGGGGTGCCGCACTCCATAACGTCAAGCGCCCCGCGAAGCGTTTTGGTGGTGATCCTGAAGCGGTCCGATGAGGTTTATAGCTCGATGGTCCTGTAGCTCACTCGAAGCATTACCCATAAGTTCCTCGACCAAATGTTAGAATCCCACAGGGATTCCGCCTCAAAGCCCAGGGTTGGCGCGAAGCAGGAGCGCCTACCCTGGGTTAGTCCTCGTTTTCCGGCCAACCCCATCGTGGGTTGCGGTCGCTTTGGCGTTTGGGTGATCGCCGATCCGCTTAAAAGCGGAACTCCGTGCGGGGCAGCGGACATCTGAGCTACCTTCTGGCCGGCCATCCGACGTTGAGGATGAACGAACGACCTCGGCATACCTGCCAAGACTCCCGGAATCACCCACCACAGCAGACCGTGTTGTGAGGTGTTGCGCACGGTGACGAAAGCGCGATAGGGGCTAAAGCCAGGACTTGAGCGCTAGGAGCGGCCCTACTCGTCCGCATCGGCAACCAGGGTGACCCGCCCGCATTCGCTCGAGTGCTTTTGTCGGGCATTCTATTTCTCGCGTAGAGTGGCGATGCCTGGAATGCCTTTTTTCGTTTCGATTCTTGCCATCGTCTCTAGGGCGGCGTCATAGGCCGCCTTTGAGGGTCTGTTCGTGTTGCTATCCCACATCAGATTGTAGTCCTGGCCAGTCCGGAACGCTTTGAAGTAAGTGGCGTCCTGCAGGAGTGTGCAAGTACCGGTCATGCCGTTAATGACCTGCTTTCTGTTATCTGCGACGGCCTCTTCGGCTTGTTTTTCGCTTTCTCTCTTTAAATATTCCCAACCGGGGTGGTAGTCCGCCGCCACTTGAGGTTTCCAGGATTTCACTCTGTCCAGGACCCTCGCATACACCTTCGGCTCTGCGGTAATCGCAGGATTCACTACTTCTCCCAGCTGTTGATGTGCCGCGCCGCAGGCGAGCATTGGATTGTTCCCGCCGGTCCCGCGGGGAGGAAAGAGCGCTTTGTCAAACCGCGAGCGAAATCGGGCGACGTACAAGAGGAAGCCTGCATCTTCTAGACGCTTTTTGTGAAACGCGACAGCGCAAGCAACATAAAGGATCCCCGCGGAATAGTGCTCGGATGAACTAAGGACTCGGTCGAGCGCGGCCGCTGAAGTGGAACCGAGGGCGTTCGGACTCAACTGATGGTAAAGCGACTCTTCCGCACGGCATTGCGCTCGTGACGTTGAAATGCTGACTGAAAGGGCAACTAGAGCGGTGATGAGCAGTCTCTTCATGAAGTGGTGCATTGTGCCGCCTAACGTCAAAGAGCGCCTAGGCTTGTTAAAAAGCGGATGGCCAGTGGTGTATTCAGACGTGAAGGGCCTTTGCCCGCGAGGTAGGCCTCAACGCAATCGTCTTGCTCCTCCATTCTTCTATCGTCCAAACCCATACTTCGGTTGAGCAGGCTCACAAAATGGTCACGGGTTCGTGGGCCCTAAATCGATCCTTCCGGCATGGTTATCCTTTTTTAGGGGGATATGGAAATCACGGGAAGGACACTCAGGCAATCGCCATGAGGTCAGCGCTGTTCGTTTCATTGCGACAAACGCGGCGCGACAACTTCCAGCAATAGACACAGGATCAAAGGAGCAACCATCAACACCGCCACCGCCAAAAATCCAAGGAACACAACAAAACGGCGGCGTTGGAAGATTCGTGCCAGATCTGTCTTTTCCCAGTGACACTCACCTTCTTGAGTCCCGGCCTCCAGGATGGTTTTGGTCATGTCAAATCCTCCAAGAAGATTATGAGCCAAGACCATCAGTGTGTTTAGAGCACCTCCGAGGGACCACCACCCAAGGAACACGGAAGACACCGAATGCGCAACTCCTCTCCATCGGCGGCTCTGCCCTGGTGGGATCCACACAAGTGTGGCTCTGGTGAATGAGAAGAGAATCAGGGATCTGCAGGAGAGATAGACGACGAATGAACCACCGCGGCGGTGCTGCTGGACACGAAGATCGGACAAGTCGCCCAGTCGTAGAGGTCGTTGTAGGTGCAGATCCATGCTCGATCGTTCATGAAATTCGCTACCCGGAGAGGCACCAGTCGTTGTTCCTAGGTGTCAAGATTGCCCACTCCGCAAACTATTCCATCGGCACTGGACCTCCGCTGCTGAAACGATCGGATTGATCTAATTGATGGCCACCACTTTGCACAGCCTCTGGGCGAGGCGCGTGCGGGCCAGGGATCACATCTAATATTTAACAATGGGAGCATGTGATCCGGAACAACCTCTT
Above is a window of Verrucomicrobiales bacterium DNA encoding:
- a CDS encoding VOC family protein, yielding MFKKTHPIIGTRDIRRAIEFYTERLGFELAFQDHPAEPNYVGFRRDQVEVHMQFQYPHEMSTIRLRFQVDEPDAVFREYQQRGVECSADGVRITPWHTREFSLYDPDRNALTFYSDLGSPP